The Hymenobacter oligotrophus genome segment TCAAGCGCATGATCAGCAAGGTGAACGAGGAAACCGTAACCTTCCTGTTCCACGCCGATATTCCGGCTACGCAGGCCAGCGCTACGGCCGAGCCGGAAATCATGTTCGAGGAAGCAGTGGCCGCGCCCCGCGCCCCGCAGCCTCGCCTGAAAGCCGAGAAGGAAGTGTCGACGTCGTCGTTGGGTGCAGGCCCCGAGGACCTGGACCAAGCCCACGACCTAGGGCTGGAGCCGCTCGAAAAGCAGCAGCCCGTACGCTCGCAGAAGGTTGCCAACCGCAACGACAAAGTGAGCGTGCAGTACATGGACGGCCGCATCCTGCGCGACGTGAAGTTCAAGAGCGTGGAAGAAGACGTGCTGAACAACCGCGCGGTTATCATCGACTAACACGCTGGCTAACACAAGCCAAAACAAAACCGCCCCGGCCCTAGGTCGGGGCGGTTTTGTTTTAGGCCGGCAGCAATGCCAACGAGCCTACTCTACCAGCTTGCTTACCTTTGCGCCATGCTGACCTCCGATCAATTAGCCGCCCGCATCGACCACACCTTGCTCAAGCAGGACTGCACGCACGAGCAGATTCAGACCCTGTGCGCCGAAGCCCGCGAGCATGGCTTTGCCAGCGTGTGCGTGCCGCCGTACTTTGTGCCGGTTGCGGCCGAGGCATTGCTGGGCTCCAGCGTGGCGGTGTGCACGGTCATTGGGTTTCCGCTGGGTTACAGCACCACGGCCATTAAAGTGGCGGAAGCCACTGAGGCGCTTGCGATGGGCGCCATTGAGCTGGACATGGTGATGAACGTGGCGGCGCTGAAATCGGGCGCGGAGGCGGCCGTGCAGCACGACATCCGGGCGCTGGCCGAGCTGTGCCACGGCCACCAGGCCATTCTGAAGGTAATTATTGAAACGGCGGTGTTGTCGGACGAGGAAATTCGGCGGGCTTGCGACTTGTGCGCAACGGCTGGTGCGGATTTTGTAAAAACCTCGACGGGCTTTGCCAGCCGCGGGGCTTCGGTAGAAGATGTGCGCCTGATGCGCGACCAACTGCCGAGCAACATCCGTATTAAAGCTGCCGGTGGTATCCGCACGCATGCACAAGCCGTGGCGCTGGTGCTGGCCGGTGCCGACCGCCTAGGTGCTTCTGCCGGCGTGGCCTTGCTCACCCCTCCTCAGGACGACGACTCCGCCCATGAAACGTCTGCTTACTAACGTGCTGTCGATTACTGCTTTGCTTGCGCTGGTTAGCTGTGTCGCCTCGGGGCCGGCCGCTACCACTTCCGCTCCCGATTCGTCGCGTACTGCCTCGGCCCCGGCAACGGGCACGGCCGCCAAAGGCAAAACCAAAGCTGCGCCGGCCGACGACCTGAGCAAGTACCGCCCCAAGTTTACGCCGCCGCCTGCGCCCAAAGCCCTAGGCGCCAAGGCCTACGTGGCGCCTGCCAACCACGTGAACCCGCAAATCGACCAGCGACTGCGCGACCAGGCCTATACCAACCAGAACGTAAAGTACACCAGCGGCTGGCGCATACTGGCCTACGTAGGGCTGGAGCGCGACCAGGCCATGGCCATCCGGCGCTCGGTTATCAGCCGCTACCCCGACGAGACGGACTACGTCACGTTTAAGCAGCCCATTTACCGGCTGTTCATCGGCGACTACACCACCCGCCTCGATGCCGAGCGGGCCATGCTGCGCATCCGGCCGTTGGCGCCCAAGGCCGAGCTGCAGCCCACGCAAGTGCTCATCAACAAAACGCGCTTCTAGCCATGCCGCTTATCCGTCAGCTGCAGTGGGATGAGCTTGACCTTTTGCAAGGGTTGGAGGTAATACCCACCGAGTACGACGACGGTGCCGGCGTGCAGTACCGCGTGGAGAAGCAGGGTTTGGTGCTGCTCATCTCGCTGTGGCCGGCCACCGGCGTGGTAGATGTAACCCTGACGCACCCGGCCGCCGATGCCATTCTGCTCGATTTGCGCGTGGCTGTGCGCGGCACCGTGCGCTACAACAACGACAAGCGCGGCGAGTACCTCGAGTTTCCGGACTGCGTGCTGGTAAGCCGCCTAGGTTTAGGCGAAGAAGAAGCCGCCTTCAGCCCCAACTTAGCCGGCCGCTCCATGTTGGTAGCGGTGCGGCCGCACGTCAGCATCTTCTTCGAGTAAACCCTAGGTGCCGGGCTGCAGTAGCAGGGCAGGCAGCTGGGTTGTACCTTGCGGGTTATGCAGCAATTGCTTTCTCGCATTCA includes the following:
- the deoC gene encoding deoxyribose-phosphate aldolase, whose translation is MLTSDQLAARIDHTLLKQDCTHEQIQTLCAEAREHGFASVCVPPYFVPVAAEALLGSSVAVCTVIGFPLGYSTTAIKVAEATEALAMGAIELDMVMNVAALKSGAEAAVQHDIRALAELCHGHQAILKVIIETAVLSDEEIRRACDLCATAGADFVKTSTGFASRGASVEDVRLMRDQLPSNIRIKAAGGIRTHAQAVALVLAGADRLGASAGVALLTPPQDDDSAHETSAY
- a CDS encoding sporulation protein, with protein sequence MKRLLTNVLSITALLALVSCVASGPAATTSAPDSSRTASAPATGTAAKGKTKAAPADDLSKYRPKFTPPPAPKALGAKAYVAPANHVNPQIDQRLRDQAYTNQNVKYTSGWRILAYVGLERDQAMAIRRSVISRYPDETDYVTFKQPIYRLFIGDYTTRLDAERAMLRIRPLAPKAELQPTQVLINKTRF